One Argentina anserina chromosome 6, drPotAnse1.1, whole genome shotgun sequence genomic window, AACGGGTTATCCACATCCACGTGTGAAGCCTAAATAACCACACGGACTCCGCGTCACCCAAAATATTGTCCACGTGTATGGCTTGAAAATCCGCCACACATGCGGGGGCGTATTGAGAATATACATCTTACATTGAGAATTATGACTTAGCTTATGAGTTTATAAGGATTTGGTCACTCAATCTATTgccaattggttttggatATGAACTCTAGATCACTTTATTAGACTACTATGTCATAATTCTAAACGTGAGATGTTGGTTTTAGCTAGCTAGTCTTCTTATATATAGCAGTGAGATTACCTGATAAGTGATACAGTTTACCATGTTGATCTGGTAACCACTGAGCAAGCCTAGCAACCATACGTAGACTAGACTCATACAATCTTTACTAATATACTCAGCTACTCATATACCTGataaatatacaaatataCCGTGCTGATCTAGTTACCAGCTGCTCCGCACCTTTGTTCTTTTCTGTCGATGACCGTTTATAAtagaatataattttattttgtccTTTTGGTCTCAATATTTACTGTCATTAGATAGAAAATATCAAGCATaaatgaagaatataaataaCTAAATTTCGTGATATGATAGGGTCATGAGATTAATAGAACGCCCCTTAACTTAAGTCATGCACTATAATGACTATATGCAGCACGCAAAAGTAGCTTTTATTAGAAACCAATCCAAAATAGCAGCCACCAAAGTCCAAAGAGGTCGATTCCCCTGTCTTGAGGCCAAATATAGATACCAGCAAAAGACCTCTCGTCTGAGGCCATGACAGAGACACAACATGCCTGAGTGCAAAAATAAGAGAAAACCTAACTAGCTTCAGCATTCGAACTATGATAGGAGAGACCAACATTTCCCGTTGGCCTTCATAAACAAAACTGTGAAAGGTGATCAGCTAATCAAGCTATTAGTGCTGTCATATACATACAGAAACTCAATATTACATTCAGGTGAATCTACAACTCAAACAGAAGCTAGGAGTGATATTATTGAGTTACATATATGCATTGTGTGAATTAATGTACAACTGAATGACCAActgtacatatatacatgtattcAAAAGTAAGTATGATAAATGAACTTGTGTCTAAACCTGTAACTATATGACAAGTGGAAAACAGAAGTTTGATACATTTTCATCTCAAGCCTTGACAAAATGCATGACAAGTCACAAGAAATGGCATTAGCATTTGACCATTTACTTAATTTTTCCACTGACATAAACCAAGTTTTTGCTTTTCTAATCCATGTCGGAAGATATGAACCAAATGAAATAGAAACCAAAACAACTAAGAGGCAACGATAGCGGGCTTGGATTGCAAAGTCATGAAAAAACAAGGATTGTGAACCTTAATTACAACAAATTACGAATTTCAGTATACTGTACGTGAATATGACAAATGTAAATAATCTTAGCGCCCCTCATTTAGAAACAACTACATACATGCTATCGCGCTTCTGTTTGTATGTTGTAGATATAGCTTGATCACCTTTCACAGTTTAGTTAAAAAAGGCTAACGGGCAATGTTGTTCTCTCCTATCATGGTTCGAATGCTGAAGCTAGCTAGGTTTTCTTATTATCCTTGCATTTGTCTGAGGGAGAGGTCCTTTGCTGTTATCTATATTTGGCCTTAAGACAGGGCAATCGATCTCTTAATTTGGACTTTGGTGGCTGCTATATTTGGATTAGTGTTTTATCAAAGCTACTTCACTTGCTGCATATAGTGCATGACTTAAGTTAAGGGGCGTTCAACTAAATCTCATGACCCTATCATATCATGAAATTTAGTCCTCTACCTTCTATATTTATACTACACATTTACTTCGTAATGACAGTAAATATTGAGACCTAAGGggcaaaataaaattagattCTATTACAAACGTAACCACCGCCTTGATAGATTTTAGATAACTTAGTTTATCAATATTTATTGAGATAGTGGAGAAAACTAACGAATGGTTGTTGGGGCATGGGGTTCTCCTCCTTTGACTATCCCTTTGCttgttgagtttttttttaggtCATTTCAAGCGAGGTGAGCGACACATGGTCTTTTGGAGTTGGTGGTGTCTTCGTGGCGATCGTTGTGGTGGCGTGGTGCAGTGGTGGTTCGCAACTCTTAAGAGGTGGAGATGGTAATTTGGTTGGGTTGGCGTTTGGGCTTAGGGTTTGGTTTTTAGTGGGCCGTAATATGTTAGGCTAGTGTTAGGCTTGTCCTGGTTTTAGTTTGTTTAGTTTTGGtcattaatttttcttttggttcgTTTCTGTTTCACCTAATTCATGCTTGTCATggttttagtttttctttttcttgcatGGTGTGGAAGTAGATTTAATTGTTGGTTTATTCTATGTATCACTATGGTACGTGTACCATGAAGCCTTGCATATCCTTGGTAGCGTGCGGATATGTAATGACCTCACTGGTTTGAGTTTGCCATCTATGAATGAATTctatctttaaaaaaaaaactaacgaaTGTGGATATACATAATAGAAAACTAGGTTGTACCAAAATAACTTCACTTTTGGGttataagaaagaaaacaacGTGTCATTGGTTAGGGGTTCGATCATTGGCGAATGCATTACACACCTCTTTGTTTTTAACTGGGCCACAATATGGGCCTGAGTTGGGACATTGAAGACATTATTGTGGCTAGGGCACACAGTGAAATTCCGGGTTGGAACAATTTCACATGGGCTCCGTCAGGGATTAATCTCATGTCGGAGGTATTACCTTCGGTCGTGGGGATACCCTGATGTCCGGTTTCTAAACTGACCTCTTCACTTTGGTATGCAACGGTGTACCACCGTGGAGCATTAGGGGGTTGTCATCAGATAGGTTGCCTTCAGGCCTTACATAGAAAATGTCTtggaactgaaaaaaaaaaaaacaacaacgtTTACAGTTGGAAACAGATGAACTAAGAAAACTCACCCATAATTTGTTGATGGTACATGGCGAATTAACTTGTATCCCAAACTTCAGTCTTGAGGAGTCTTGGACAGTGTTGGAGGGAGAGAAGTTTCATTTGAatatcaataataataaaaagacAAGAATAGTGTCTTTCCTTTACGGTGATAACTTATAGTAATGATCATAGCAGTTTCAAGAATATTGGTTGCATCATTTGCCCGATAAGTTAATGAGAATGTAAAATCTTTCCTTTTATGGCAATAAGTTATAGTTGTGAACTCGCGATCATTCTAACATTGATTATATTGTCTGCTCGATCTATGGATGCCCAATTAGTTAAACAATTCACGACAATTTGTATTACAATCCGTATCAATCATAATATTTGCGTCATAGTTGTAAAGTTTGATTTATATTAGCTCAAACTTTGAAAATCTTGGTCTTCCCTGGATATCGTTAGCATTAGGGCACTTCCTGTATATTTGTTACTGCACATATTGTTGGAGAGGGGAGACGACAATACTCATAATTGTTAACTGGTCTTGTTAACGTACTTCAACTAGCTCCATTTGTTACTTCAACTAGCTCCTTTTTTTAACAACTCAGTAAGAAATGGTGACAAATCACAGTAAACTTATATCATATGCCAAACATAGATAATAACAACTTGAATAATGAATATAGGAAATTACATGTTTTTATTgcatataaaaattacaatactTAGTAGAGTATAGACCATCTAAATATACGAATCTCTAATCTCATAGTAGCAGGATTAAAACCATTATTCCGAACTCAACTATGTGATCAGAAATATGAATTTCACCAGGACATCGACTTAGATGAGAGAACATGCAGTAATTTATGCCCCAATAAACAGGGAAAAGAATAAAGATATGCATAAATTATGAAATGGTAATGAGGTGTAGATATTCGTCAAAACAGTCTTAATTTGCTGCTCCACCAGCAGATGTTTTCTTGTTGGGCTCAAAGACGTATTTAATCAACGACTCCTTAATTGTCAATAGTTCAGGGAACTCTTTCTTCAACTTGGATGCATCCATCTCATTGTTACTTCTTGGTGCCACAATAACCTTGGCTTGTTCTTCCAATGTAAAATTACACCACTTGAAACTGGGGTCTATGTACTTCTTGTACATCTCCAGGATCTCATTGTGACTCACAACGCCAGGGTTTGTGAAGTTCCAGATACCCTTCAAGTTCCTCTTGGCCATCTCCACTGAAATTGGTAGAAGCTCATCCAAGATAGTCATGCTGTTGGGAATATCAACCACTTTGTTGTACTTTGAGATCTTCGTGATGAAGTTACGCGGATTGTTGAGATCAGATGATATAGGCATTCGAACTCTAAGAGTACATACACTGTCATATTCTTTCAAAAGCTCTTCGACCTGCAACAAAAAATGGAGTCAGATATAAGTTTGTAGCTATGCTGAAAACTTACCAAAAGATAACGATATATAGATACATACCATGGCTTTAGTTTTGGAATAGAATGAGCCAGTGAAATTTGGCGTATCTTCCTCCTTGAACCCAATTCCTGATTTTAATGGATGAGCAGCATCGTACTCAAAGATACATCCAGTCGCATAATTCATCATGAGGAGGTTGTGCTCTCTGCAGACATCAGCCAAGGTCAATGTACCCGCCACATTGGTCCGAATTGTTTCTGGTTTATGAGATTCACACCAATCCACATTGGGTCTGCCAGTCACTCCAGCAGCATTGAAAACATGGGTTGGCTTAACCCTCAGAATATCAGCCAAGATCTGTGAACGTTCCTGGAGTCGCCCTCGTCCATACTCATACGGTATCCCTTGCTTCTCACATATTTTCCCAAGAAGGCCCCCAATCCACCCAGTTCTCCCATAGATCAGGAACTTCAGAGATGACTTCTGAGTAGAAAGAATGCTCCTAGGAACTGGAACAACCACTTTGCTCTGACTAGAATCAGCTGCTGACAAAGGGGAATCGGAATTGCTTGTATCAGACCCATCAAAGTTTCCTTCAATTCCAGGAACCATCAGCATTCTGGGATGAGGGAGCAGTGCCCCAGAAACATCTCCCCACCAATGAGGATTCTTGACGTACCATTCCATTGTCTTCCTCAGACCTTCCTCCCATGCAGTACTTTCAGACCATCCCAAGTTTTTCAACTTTTGGTCATCCAAGAAATATCTTTGGTCATTAAAAGGTCTATTCTCAACAAactttatatatgtatcagGGTTCAACGAGAAGAGTTGGCAAATTTCCCTAGCAACATCAATCACCCTCCTCTCTTTCTTTGTCCCAATGTTGTAGACATGGCCTACCTCACCCTTATGAAGAATGGTTTCAAAAGCCTCGGCTACATCCTCACAGTAAAGATAACTCCTGACATTTGATCCATCCCCGTGAATCGGAAGAGTCTTCCCTTTCATAGCCAAAAGAATAAACTTTGGAATCATCTTTTCAGGGAACTGATTGGGGCCATATACATTGTTTCCCCTGGTAGTTATCACAGGTAGCCCATATGAACGCCCATATGCCATAACAAGCATCTCAGCCCCAGCTTTAGTCGCAGAGTAAGGGTTTGTGGGAAGAAGCTGAGAAGCCTCATGATTTCCCACCACAGCATCCTCATCAGTCTCCCCATAAACTTCATCTGTGCTAACATGGATGAACCTTTTGATTTGGCCAGTGACTTTGCATGCTTCTAGAAGAACATGTGTGCCATAGATGTTGTTTTTAGTGAACTCAAAGCTGTTACCAAATGAGTTGTCAACATGGGTCTGGGCTGCAAAGTGCATTATTGTATCAATGGATTCGGTGATAAGGATGAAGTTTACAAGGTCAGCGCTTCCAATGTCTCCCTTGATAAATTTGAAGTTTGGGGATGACCTCGAGGGAAGAAGGTTCTTCAGATTTGAACAATAATCAAGCTTGTCAAGGACGACGATCTTGTATTCAGGGTAGTTCCTGATGAGCCGATTGCAAACATGGGATGCAATGAAGCCAGCAGCTCCGGTAATGAGGATATTTTTTGGTTTATACATAGTAGACATATCTGAATGCGTTCTGCAGAATACAACATGCAAATTCTGACAATAAGTCTCCAAATTTCAACTACAGGgaataattataaatatgcgTGAGAAGGGTAATGTGTACATCATAATATGATTAAACAATACAAATGATCAAAAGGAACTGAAATGAAATACAAACAATATCATAGGA contains:
- the LOC126797368 gene encoding trifunctional UDP-glucose 4,6-dehydratase/UDP-4-keto-6-deoxy-D-glucose 3,5-epimerase/UDP-4-keto-L-rhamnose-reductase RHM1-like produces the protein MSTMYKPKNILITGAAGFIASHVCNRLIRNYPEYKIVVLDKLDYCSNLKNLLPSRSSPNFKFIKGDIGSADLVNFILITESIDTIMHFAAQTHVDNSFGNSFEFTKNNIYGTHVLLEACKVTGQIKRFIHVSTDEVYGETDEDAVVGNHEASQLLPTNPYSATKAGAEMLVMAYGRSYGLPVITTRGNNVYGPNQFPEKMIPKFILLAMKGKTLPIHGDGSNVRSYLYCEDVAEAFETILHKGEVGHVYNIGTKKERRVIDVAREICQLFSLNPDTYIKFVENRPFNDQRYFLDDQKLKNLGWSESTAWEEGLRKTMEWYVKNPHWWGDVSGALLPHPRMLMVPGIEGNFDGSDTSNSDSPLSAADSSQSKVVVPVPRSILSTQKSSLKFLIYGRTGWIGGLLGKICEKQGIPYEYGRGRLQERSQILADILRVKPTHVFNAAGVTGRPNVDWCESHKPETIRTNVAGTLTLADVCREHNLLMMNYATGCIFEYDAAHPLKSGIGFKEEDTPNFTGSFYSKTKAMVEELLKEYDSVCTLRVRMPISSDLNNPRNFITKISKYNKVVDIPNSMTILDELLPISVEMAKRNLKGIWNFTNPGVVSHNEILEMYKKYIDPSFKWCNFTLEEQAKVIVAPRSNNEMDASKLKKEFPELLTIKESLIKYVFEPNKKTSAGGAAN